One stretch of Candidatus Eisenbacteria bacterium DNA includes these proteins:
- a CDS encoding methylmalonyl-CoA mutase: MALADLARSRGAPDPGLPGVPPYLRGIHPEMYRSRLWTMRQYAGFGTAEASNQRYHYLLSEGQTGLSVAFDLPTQMGYDSDHSRAQGEVGRVGVAISTLDDMERLLQGIPLDRVSLSMTINATAMILLALVVAVADRRGTARAKLSGTVQNDVLKEYIARGTYIYPPAPSLKIATDLFEYCAEETPQWNPISISGYHIREAGSTAVQEVAFTLANGLEYVRAAVDRGLPVDRFAPRISFFFNAHNNFLEEIAKYRAARRLWARLMEERFHPRDPNSLKLRFHAQTAGSTLTAQQPHNNIARVAIQAMAAVLGGCQSLHTNSFDEAISLPSEEAATTALRTQQLLAHETGAAATVDPAGGAPAIEEETDRIELESRREIEAIDALGGAVRAIEAGYQATAIERSAYEAQLKIEKGEQVIVGVNRFGDPDELARPGFTLDPKLEERQSSRVAAFKAARDQDLATHALARIEESARRELNLMPAVIDAVKASATLGEISDTLRRVYKTYDPNA, encoded by the coding sequence ATGGCGCTCGCCGATCTCGCCCGCTCGCGCGGCGCGCCCGACCCCGGGCTCCCGGGCGTTCCACCCTACCTCCGCGGCATCCATCCCGAGATGTACCGCTCGCGCCTCTGGACGATGCGCCAGTACGCGGGCTTCGGCACCGCCGAGGCGTCGAATCAGCGCTACCACTACCTCCTCTCCGAGGGCCAGACCGGGCTCTCGGTCGCCTTCGACCTTCCGACGCAGATGGGCTACGACTCCGATCATTCGCGCGCCCAGGGCGAGGTCGGCCGCGTCGGCGTCGCGATCTCGACCCTCGACGACATGGAGCGCCTCCTCCAGGGAATTCCTCTCGACCGGGTTAGCCTCTCCATGACGATCAACGCGACGGCCATGATTCTCCTCGCCCTCGTCGTCGCGGTCGCGGACCGGCGCGGCACGGCGCGCGCGAAGCTCTCCGGCACGGTGCAGAACGACGTACTCAAAGAATACATCGCGCGCGGCACCTACATCTATCCGCCCGCGCCGTCGCTCAAGATCGCGACCGACCTCTTCGAGTACTGCGCCGAGGAGACGCCGCAGTGGAATCCGATCTCGATCAGCGGGTATCACATCCGCGAGGCTGGCTCGACCGCGGTTCAGGAGGTCGCCTTCACGCTGGCCAACGGGCTGGAGTACGTCCGCGCGGCGGTCGATCGTGGCCTCCCCGTGGACCGGTTCGCACCGCGGATCTCCTTCTTCTTCAACGCGCACAACAATTTCTTGGAGGAGATCGCCAAGTACCGCGCGGCGAGGCGGCTCTGGGCCCGACTGATGGAGGAGCGCTTCCACCCGCGCGATCCGAATTCGCTGAAGCTGCGATTCCACGCGCAGACGGCCGGATCCACCCTGACCGCGCAGCAGCCCCACAACAACATCGCGCGCGTGGCGATCCAGGCGATGGCCGCGGTCCTGGGCGGTTGCCAATCGCTCCACACAAATTCGTTCGACGAGGCGATCTCGCTCCCGAGCGAGGAGGCCGCGACGACGGCGCTCCGCACCCAGCAGCTCCTCGCCCATGAGACCGGAGCGGCCGCCACGGTCGATCCAGCGGGCGGCGCGCCCGCGATCGAGGAGGAGACCGACCGGATCGAGCTGGAATCCCGGCGCGAGATCGAGGCGATCGACGCGCTGGGCGGGGCCGTCCGGGCGATCGAGGCGGGATACCAGGCGACGGCGATCGAGCGGAGCGCGTACGAAGCCCAGCTCAAGATCGAGAAGGGCGAGCAGGTCATCGTCGGCGTGAATCGGTTCGGCGATCCGGACGAGCTGGCGCGCCCGGGCTTCACGCTCGATCCGAAGCTCGAGGAGAGGCAGTCGTCGCGGGTGGCCGCGTTCAAGGCGGCGCGCGATCAGGACCTCGCGACGCACGCGCTCGCCCGCATCGAGGAATCCGCGAGGCGCGAGCTGAATCTCATGCCGGCGGTGATCGACGCCGTGAAGGCAAGCGCGACCCTGGGCGAGATCAGCGACACGCTCCGGCGCGTCTACAAGACCTATGATCCGAACGCCTGA
- a CDS encoding acetyl-CoA carboxylase biotin carboxylase subunit → MKSKPIRKVLVANRGEIAIRVCRTLREMGIESVAVYSDADRESAHAFAADEAYWIGPAAASRSYLDAAKMIETARSAKADAIHPGYGFLAESADFAEQVQRAGLTWIGPTPEATRAMGDKVRARALAIRAGVPVLPGTEGPVSDPAELRRAAEAIGYPVVLKAAAGGGGKGMRRVNGPGEFEQAVRLTQGEAKSAFGDDRLYLERWLEKPRHIEVQILADSHGTVLALGERDCSIQRRHQKLVEETPSPALDDARRRELWSLAVQVAKAGGYTNAGTAEFLMDQQGRFHFLEMNARLQVEHPVTEMVLGLDLVREQIQIARGERLALAQADVRPVGASIEFRVYAEDPDQGFLPQMGVVRRLELPAGPGVRCDFGVRSGGAVPVHYDPLIGKIIVWAPSRAEAVERARRALDECLLEGIHTTLPIHRWLLAQEAFATGRYDTAFLAHHFKHAEPPDAARAEEDAAALAAIFARLDSEAPRVEGDQPGDGDSERRPMTGGIRGGSSRWRAALPGLRTGTRGGSR, encoded by the coding sequence ATGAAATCGAAACCGATCCGCAAGGTCCTCGTGGCGAACCGGGGGGAGATCGCGATCCGCGTCTGCCGCACGCTGCGGGAGATGGGGATCGAGTCGGTCGCCGTCTACTCGGACGCGGACCGCGAGTCGGCGCACGCGTTCGCGGCGGACGAGGCATACTGGATCGGGCCGGCGGCGGCCTCCCGAAGCTACCTCGACGCTGCCAAGATGATCGAGACCGCCCGGTCGGCCAAGGCGGACGCGATCCACCCCGGCTACGGTTTTCTCGCGGAATCGGCCGATTTCGCGGAGCAGGTCCAGCGCGCGGGACTCACCTGGATCGGGCCAACGCCCGAGGCGACCCGCGCGATGGGCGACAAGGTGCGCGCGCGGGCCCTCGCCATTCGAGCGGGCGTGCCGGTCCTCCCCGGGACGGAGGGTCCCGTCAGCGATCCGGCCGAGCTTCGCCGCGCGGCGGAAGCGATCGGATACCCGGTCGTGCTGAAGGCGGCCGCCGGCGGCGGCGGTAAAGGGATGCGCCGCGTGAACGGTCCCGGCGAGTTCGAGCAGGCCGTTCGCCTCACGCAGGGCGAGGCCAAGAGCGCCTTCGGCGACGACCGGCTCTACCTCGAGCGCTGGCTCGAGAAGCCCCGGCACATCGAGGTGCAGATCCTGGCCGACTCACACGGGACCGTGCTCGCGCTGGGCGAGCGCGACTGCTCGATCCAGCGCCGGCACCAGAAGCTGGTCGAGGAGACTCCTTCCCCCGCGCTCGACGACGCGCGCCGCCGGGAGCTCTGGTCGCTGGCGGTCCAGGTCGCGAAGGCGGGCGGCTACACGAACGCCGGGACCGCGGAATTTCTCATGGACCAGCAAGGGCGATTCCATTTTCTCGAGATGAACGCCCGGCTCCAGGTGGAGCACCCGGTCACCGAGATGGTGCTGGGGCTCGACCTGGTGCGGGAGCAGATCCAGATCGCGCGTGGTGAGCGCTTAGCGCTCGCGCAGGCGGATGTCCGCCCCGTCGGCGCCTCGATCGAATTCCGCGTCTACGCCGAGGACCCGGACCAGGGATTTCTCCCGCAGATGGGGGTCGTGCGCCGCCTCGAGCTGCCCGCGGGCCCGGGCGTGCGGTGCGACTTCGGCGTGCGCTCGGGCGGCGCGGTGCCGGTCCACTACGATCCCTTGATCGGGAAGATCATCGTATGGGCCCCGAGCCGGGCTGAGGCGGTGGAGCGGGCGCGGCGCGCGCTCGACGAGTGCCTGCTCGAGGGAATTCACACCACGCTCCCGATCCACCGCTGGCTTCTCGCGCAGGAGGCGTTCGCGACCGGCCGGTACGACACGGCGTTCCTGGCCCATCACTTCAAGCACGCGGAGCCCCCGGACGCGGCACGCGCGGAGGAGGACGCCGCGGCGCTCGCGGCCATCTTCGCGCGGCTCGATTCCGAGGCGCCGCGTGTCGAGGGGGATCAGCCGGGCGACGGTGATTCCGAGCGGCGGCCGATGACCGGCGGCATCCGCGGCGGGTCGAGCCGGTGGCGCGCGGCGCTCCCCGGACTTCGCACCGGGACGCGCGGAGGGAGTCGATGA
- a CDS encoding acyl-CoA carboxylase subunit beta, with amino-acid sequence MRKQAAQLGGGEERIAKLHAEGRLTARERIDLLIDPGSFQETGVFVEHRTTDFGMAERRIPGDGVVSGYGRIDGRLVFVFAQDFTVFGGTLSEENAKKICNLMDLAMENGAPIIGLNDSGGARIQEGVQSLGGYAEIFLRNTLASGVIPQISAILGPCAGGAVYSPAITDFVIMVQGTSHMFVTGPNVIKTVTNEDVSFEELGGAMTHNTKSGVAHFAVEDDEACLATIRRLLSFLPQNNVDDAPRGKAADPAERMEARLNEIVPAEPNKPYDVKEVIRLVVDDGDFFEVHEHFAPNIVVGFARLDGRPVGVVANQPAMLAGVLDINSSTKGARFVRFCDAFNIPLVTFEDVPGFLPGTQQEWGGIIRHGAKLLYAYCEATVPKLTVILRKAYGGAYDVMSSKHIRADYNVAWPGAELAVMGAEGAVGIIYRKEIEQAKDSAKARAKLIEEYNEKFANPYVAAALGYLDDVIEPQETRPRLIRALRALANKRQSVPPKKHGNIPL; translated from the coding sequence GGCGGCGGCGAGGAGCGCATCGCGAAGCTTCACGCGGAGGGACGCCTCACCGCCCGCGAGCGGATCGATCTCCTGATCGATCCGGGCAGCTTCCAGGAAACCGGCGTCTTCGTCGAGCACCGCACCACCGACTTCGGAATGGCGGAGCGGCGCATTCCGGGCGACGGCGTGGTTTCGGGCTACGGACGGATCGACGGCCGGCTGGTCTTCGTCTTCGCGCAGGACTTCACGGTCTTCGGCGGGACGCTCTCCGAGGAAAACGCGAAGAAGATCTGCAATCTGATGGACCTCGCGATGGAGAACGGCGCGCCGATCATCGGGCTCAACGATTCCGGCGGCGCGCGCATCCAGGAGGGCGTGCAGTCCCTGGGCGGCTACGCGGAGATCTTCCTGCGAAACACGCTCGCCTCGGGAGTGATCCCCCAGATCTCGGCGATCCTCGGTCCCTGCGCGGGCGGCGCGGTCTACTCGCCGGCCATCACCGACTTCGTGATCATGGTTCAAGGCACCAGCCACATGTTCGTGACCGGGCCGAACGTCATCAAAACCGTGACGAACGAAGACGTCTCGTTCGAGGAGCTGGGCGGCGCGATGACGCACAACACGAAGAGCGGCGTGGCCCACTTCGCGGTCGAGGACGACGAGGCGTGCCTCGCGACGATCCGGCGCCTCCTCTCCTTCCTCCCCCAGAACAACGTGGACGACGCGCCGCGGGGCAAGGCGGCCGATCCCGCCGAGCGGATGGAGGCGCGCCTCAACGAGATCGTGCCCGCGGAGCCGAACAAGCCCTATGACGTGAAGGAGGTCATCCGCCTCGTGGTGGACGACGGCGACTTCTTCGAGGTCCACGAGCACTTCGCGCCCAACATCGTCGTGGGATTCGCGCGCCTCGACGGCCGGCCGGTCGGGGTGGTCGCGAACCAGCCGGCCATGCTCGCGGGCGTGCTCGACATCAACTCCTCGACGAAGGGGGCGCGGTTCGTCCGCTTCTGCGACGCCTTCAACATCCCGCTGGTCACGTTCGAGGATGTGCCGGGCTTCCTCCCGGGCACGCAGCAGGAATGGGGCGGGATCATCCGCCACGGCGCAAAGCTCCTCTACGCCTACTGCGAGGCGACGGTGCCGAAGCTCACGGTGATCTTGCGCAAAGCCTATGGCGGCGCCTATGACGTCATGTCCTCGAAGCACATCCGGGCGGACTACAACGTGGCCTGGCCGGGCGCCGAGCTCGCGGTCATGGGCGCCGAAGGGGCCGTCGGCATCATCTACCGGAAGGAGATCGAGCAGGCGAAGGACTCCGCGAAGGCGCGCGCCAAGCTCATCGAGGAATACAACGAGAAGTTCGCGAACCCCTACGTCGCCGCCGCGCTCGGATACCTCGACGACGTGATCGAGCCCCAGGAGACCCGCCCCCGCCTGATCCGGGCGCTTCGCGCGCTCGCGAACAAGCGCCAGTCGGTCCCGCCCAAGAAGCACGGCAACATTCCGCTCTGA